From a region of the Alnus glutinosa chromosome 1, dhAlnGlut1.1, whole genome shotgun sequence genome:
- the LOC133879394 gene encoding uncharacterized protein LOC133879394 produces MNGGNVRVGEETGNGGKIVALASRGLAESPILSVHFRLVSEKTQGKNPILHFLSLSVPCLNLYGLHMDEKILATVMAAVASILAIGAVILEDIRTKRLLCREPHVNREYERGIYMDSILYGSKQDCIDQIRMSPIAFFELCKILADNNLIRETINMSIKEQVLMFLHIIGHNVRFRVVGGRFYRSIESVHRYFRVVLRGVLRLYKHLIRKPDNSTPPEIRNSQRFYPYFKDCVGAIDGTHVRASVPIEIQGRFRGRKERTTQNVLAGITFDLKFTYVLAGWEGSAHDSRVLNDALTRPEGFKIPEGKYYLGDAGYGTRNGIISPYRGVRYHLKEFGDHSPENEKELFNLRHSSLRTTIERGFGILKKRFRVLDAEPFWSFPTQVDVVLACCVIHNHIMVVDPNDSIMEEIVRDVGSQNQSAMGKNKEKDTTNKQFRWSKPMHTLLLEILADEAAKGNKPSNTFKPVSFALIARSINEKFGVECASNHIENRLRTIRNMWTSINTLHGKSGFGWDDNLRMITCAKKVYEEEVVV; encoded by the exons ATGAACGGTGGGAACGTCAGGGTTGGCGAGGAGACCGGGAACGGTGGGAAGATCGTCGCGCTCGCTTCAAGAGGCCTCGCCGAGTCGCCGATCTTGAG CGTTCACTTCCgtttggtttctgagaaaaCTCAAGGGAAGAACCCGATTCTGCATTTTCTCTCGCTTTCTGTCCCCTGTTTGAATTTATATGGTTTACAT ATGGATGAAAAAATTCTTGCAACAGTTATGGCCGCAGTTGCATCTATCCTTGCTATTGGGGCTGTAATCTTAGAAGATATTAGAACTAAGAGATTATTATGTAGAGAACCTCATGTTAATCGAGAGTATGAAAGAGGGATTTATATGGATAGTATTCTTTATGGAAGCAAGCAAGATTGTATTGATCAAATAAGAATGAGTCCTATAGCTTTCTTTGAATTATGTAAAATTCTTGCTGACAACAACCTCATACGTGAAACCATTAACATGTCTATTAAGGAACAAGTGTTGATGTTTTTACACATTATTGGACATAATGTGAGGTTTCGAGTGGTTGGTGGAAGGTTCTATAGATCGATTGAGTCTGTTCATCGATATTTTAGGGTTGTCCTTAGAGGAGTCTTGAGGCTATATAAACATTTAATTAGAAAACCTGACAATTCTACGCCACCAGAAATAAGGAATAGCCAAAGGTTTTACCCATACTTTAAG GATTGTGTTGGAGCAATAGATGGAACTCATGTTCGGGCATCTGTTCCAATCGAAATCCAAGGAAGGTTTCGTGGTCGAAAAGAGCGAACAACACAAAATGTGTTAGCTGGCATTACCTTTGACTTAAAATTCACGTATGTATTAGCTGGCTGGGAAGGAAGTGCACATGATTCCCGTGTTTTGAACGATGCACTCACTAGGCCAGAAGGATTCAAAATTCCTGAAG GTAAGTATTATCTTGGTGATGCTGGTTATGGAACTCGAAATGGAATTATCTCCCCCTATCGTGGTGTTCGGTACCatttgaaagaatttggtgATCATTCAcctgaaaatgaaaaagaattatttAATCTTCGTCATTCGTCCTTACGAACCACCATTGAACGAGGGTTTGGAATTTTGAAGAAACGTTTTCGTGTGTTGGATGCAGAACCTTTTTGGTCATTCCCGACACAAGTGGATGTAGTATTAGCATGTTGTGTCATTCACAATCACATTATGGTTGTTGATCCTAATGACTCAATTATGGAAGAGATTGTTCGTGATGTTGGATCTCAAAATCAAAGTG CAATGGGCAAAAACAAGGAGAAAGACACTACAAACAAGCAATTTAGGTGGTCAAAACCAATGCACACTTTATTACTTGAAATTCTTGCTGATGAGGCTGCTAAAGGAAATAAGCCTTCAAACACATTCAAACCTGTATCATTTGCACTAATTGCCAGGTCAATTAATGAGAAATTTGGAGTAGAATGTGCATCTAATCATATTGAGAACCGCCTTCGAACCATCAGAAACATGTGGACTAGCATCAACACCCTACATGGGAAGAGTGGCTTTGGATGGGATGACAATTTGAGGATGATTACTTGTGCAAAGAAGGTGTATGAAGAGGAAGTGGTGGTATAA
- the LOC133875048 gene encoding uncharacterized protein LOC133875048 produces the protein MQRANSDQNAPESAEIPKESETSKPPEPALIDNDCKSNVEDEAVLDVSGKILEVSSLESSNDDVEGLYLYKNVFNLIPKSMGGLRRLRRFKFFGNEINLFPSELENLLGLECLQVKISSPGFGGLPLRKLEGLKELELSKVPPRPSAFPILSEIAGLKCLTKLSVCHFSIRYLPPEIGCLHNLEYLDLSFNKMKSLPTEISYLNALISLKVANNKLVELPSGLSSLQKLENLDLSNNRLTSIGSVELGSMRNLQNLNLQYNKLLSCCQIPSWICCNLEGNGTDAFNDDFISSSVEMDVYETAIENDGSLSCNGSRHTSSTLLTVSSSNNRCFAARRSGKRWKRQYYLQQKARQERLNNSRKWKGVDCDKLLTLKADENVKCSDLDLLAPETSLEGASDIVGVDNDDNNLIVSGEVESENLLGGAEDNEIGSKKGFDGENCSCVGLDSATIRKVGENECCECHVSLASTQSGAGQEDEGSSVETLKSVSKSKRHYDRDLDNPKPCKSRKPSDDCSNLSCKYNNISVCGVEDRVPDGFYDAGRDRPFMSLSNYEQKLHLDSREVILLDRERDEELDAITLSAQALVSSLKQLNGLTRNRDPAVDVLQIASLLALFVSDHFGGSDRGAIVERTRKAVSGSNYQKPFVCTCSTGNSDNDTTTKAVVDTVEDILFSDLCEKSIRSIKARRNSIIVPIGALQFGVCRHRALLMKFLCDRMEPPVPCELVRGYLDFLPHAWNIVPIKKGDSWVRMVVDACRPHDIRDETDPEYFCRYIPLRRIQVHLSSESQLGADCSFPSMSSCDEIDKAASSSLIQCKFGSVKAVAKVRKLEVCATSVDELRNFEYSCLGEVRILGALRHSCIVEMYGHQISSQWVPSVDGNPECRMLKSAIFLEYIEGGSLKSYLEKLSKAGEKHVPVDLALCIARDVACALAELHSKHIIHRDIKSENILIDLDRKRADGMPVVKLCDFDRAVPLRSFLHTCCIAHIGVPSPDICVGTPRWMAPEVLQAMHKPKTYGLEVDIWSFGCLLLELLTLEIPYLGLSELQMHDLIQIGKRPSLTEELEALGSFSEPAMAQSGAELVGSKAELETLRFLVDLFRRCTDESPKNRPTADDLYEMLRLRTSNLTSSEC, from the exons ATGCAGCGCGCCAATTCGGACCAGAATGCACCTGAATCGGCTGAAATCCCCAAAGAGTCCGAAACTTCAAAACCCCCCGAACCCGCTTTGATCGATAACGATTGCAAAAGTAATGTCGAGGACGAGGCGGTACTCGACGTGTCAGGGAAAATCTTGGAAGTTTCGTCGTTGGAGAGCTCAAACGACGACGTGGAGGGGTTGTACTTGTACAAAAACGTGTTCAATTTGATACCCAAATCGATGGGCGGTCTCAGGCGGCTGAGGAGGTTTAAGTTCTTTGGAAATGAGATCAATTTGTTTCCATCGGAGTTGGAGAATTTGCTCGGGTTGGAGTGCTTACAGGTGAAGATATCGTCGCCGGGGTTTGGTGGGTTGCCGCTGCGTAAGCTTGAGGGTCTCAAGGAGCTTGAGCTGTCCAAAGTGCCGCCTCGGCCTTCGGCGTTCCCGATACTGAGCGAGATCGCTGGGCTTAAGTGCTTGACCAAGCTCTCTGTTTGCCATTTTTCTATTCG ATACCTTCCTCCAGAAATTGGCTGCTTACATAATTTGGAGTATCTAGATCTTTCATTCAATAAGATGAAGAGTTTGCCAACTGAAATAAGTTATTTGAATGCCTTGATATCGTTAAAAGTTGCTAATAATAAATTGGTGGAACTACCTTCTGGTTTGTCCTCTCTGCAAAAGTTGGAGAACTTGGACCTCTCAAACAATAGGCTGACATCAATAGGTTCTGTTGAGCTTGGCTCAATGCGTAACCTTCAAAACTTAAATCTACAG TACAATAAGCTTCTCAGTTGTTGTCAAATACCTTCATGGATATGCTGCAATTTGGAAGGAAATGGTACAGATGCGTTCAATGACGATTTCATCAGTTCTTCAGTTGAAATGGATGTGTATGAAACTGCCATTGAGAATGATGGAAGTCTTTCTTGTAATG GTTCTCGGCATACCTCATCAACTCTATTAACTGTGTCGTCATCAAACAATCGGTGTTTCGCAGCTCGTAGGTCAGGCAAGCGGTGGAAACGTCAGTATTATTTGCAGCAGAAAGCTCGTCAAGAACGTTTGAACAACAGCAGAAAGTGGAAAGGTGTAGATTGTGACAAGTTGTTAACTCTGAAAGCAGATGAAAATGTCAAATGCAGCGACTTAGATCTCCTTGCCCCTGAAACTTCTTTAGAAGGTGCTTCAGACATTGTAGGTGTGGATAATGATGATAATAATCTAATAGTTTCTGGAGAAGTCGAAAGTGAAAATTTGCTTGGTGGTGCAGAGGATAATGAAATAGGTTCAAAAAAGGGATTTGATGGAGAAAATTGCTCATGTGTTGGCCTTGACTCTGCTACTATAAGAAAAGTGGGTGAAAATGAATGCTGCGAGTGTCATGTATCTCTGGCCTCCACACAGAGTGGAGCTGGCCAGGAAGATGAAGGTTCATCAGTAGAAACGTTGAAAAGTGTGTCCAAGTCAAAGAGGCATTATGATAGGGATCTTGATAATCCGAAACCATGCAAGTCTCGGAAACCATCTGATGATTGCTCAAATTTGTCTTGCAAGTACAACAATATCTCGGTTTGTGGTGTTGAGGATCGTGTACCAGATGGTTTCTATGATGCAGGGCGTGACAGGCCCTTCATGTCATTGAGTAATTACGAGCAAAAATTGCATCTTGATTCTCGTGAAGTCATTCTTTTGGACAG GGAGAGGGATGAAGAGTTAGATGCAATTACACTTTCTGCTCAAGCATTGGTGTCTAGTTTGAAGCAATTAAATGGTTTAACCAGAAATAGGGATCCTGCTGTCGATGTCCTGCAGATTGCATCATTGCTTGCTCTTTTTGTATCAGATCATTTTGGAGGTAGTGACAGAGGTGCTATTGTTGAAAGGACACGGAAAGCTGTATCTGGCTCGAACTATCAGAAGCCTTTTGTTTGCACCTGCTCAACTGGAAACAGTGACAATGATACAACCACCAAAGCTGTAGTGGACACTGTTgaagatattttattttctgatctCTGCGAGAAATCCATCCGTTCTATTAAAGCCAGACGAAATTCCATCATAGTTCCTATAGGGGCTCTGCAATTTGGTGTGTGCAGACATAGAGCACTGCTAATGAAG TTCTTATGTGACCGGATGGAGCCTCCTGTACCTTGTGAGCTTGTCAGGGGTTACCTGGATTTCTTGCCGCATGCGTGGAACATTGTTCCCATCAAGAAGGGTGATTCATGGGTTCGCATGGTCGTTGATGCATGTCGTCCACATGATATAAGAGATGAGACAGACCCAGAATACTTTTGCAG ATACATTCCTCTCAGGCGGATCCAAGTTCATCTTTCAAGTGAAAGCCAATTAGGTGCTGATTGTTCCTTTCCCTCTATGTCTAGTTGTGACGAAATTGATAAGGCAGCTTCTAGTTCTCTCATTCAGTGCAAGTTTGGATCCGTTAAGGCTGTAGCAAAG GTACGTAAGTTGGAAGTGTGTGCGACTTCAGTGGATGAATTGAGAAATTTTGAGTACAGTTGTTTAGGGGAAGTAAGGATTTTAGGAGCTTTGAGACACTCCTGCATAGTAGAAATGTATGGACATCAAATATCTTCCCAGTGGGTTCCTTCAGTTGATGGAAATCCAGAGTGTCGTATGCTAAAGTCTGCAATATTCTTGGAGTACATAGAAGGGGGATCTTTAAAG AGTTATTTAGAGAAGCTATCAAAAGCTGGTGAAAAGCATGTCCCGGTGGATTTGGCATTGTGCATCGCAAGAGATGTTGCCTGTGCATTGGCAGAGCTGCATTCGAAACACATTATTCATCGTGAcataaaaagtgaaaacattTTGATTGATTTGGATAGGAAGAGAGCTGATGGAATGCCTGTTGTGAAGCTCTGTGATTTTGATAGAGCAGTGCCTCTTCGGTCTTTCTTGCATACATGCTGTATTGCTCATATTGGAGTACCCTCTCCTGATATTTGTGTTGGGACGCCTCGTTGGATGGCTCCAGAGGTTCTGCAGGCAATGCACAAACCTAAAACATATGGACTG GAAGTTGATATTTGGTCATTTGGCTGCCTGCTTTTAGAATTGTTGACTCTGGAAATCCCCTATCTTGGGTTATCAGAATTACAAATGCATGACCTTATTCAG ATTGGCAAGCGACCGTCGTTGACAGAGGAGCTGGAGGCATTGGGGTCATTCAGTGAGCCTGCAATGGCTCAATCTGGTGCTGAGCTAGTGGGATCAAAGGCTGAATTAGAAACATTGAGATTCCTTGTTGATTTATTCCGTCGTTGTACCGATGAAAGTCCAAAAAACCGTCCCACGGCTGATGACCTCTATGAAATGTTGCGTCTACGCACAAGCAATCTTACCAGTTCCGAATGTTAG
- the LOC133875056 gene encoding meiotic recombination protein DMC1 homolog: protein MMATLKAEDQTQLQLVEREDIDDEEDLFEAIDKLISQGINAGDVKKLQDAGIYTCNGLMMHTKKHLTGIRGLSEAKVEKICEAAEKLVNFGYITGSDALLRRKSVIRITTGSQALDELLGGGIETMAITETFGEFRSGKTQLAHTLCVSTQLPTNMKGGNGKVAYIDTEGTFRPDRIVTIAERFGMDPGAVLDNIIYARAYTYEHQFNLLLGLAAKMSEEPFRLLIVDSVIALFRVDFTGRGELAERQQKLAQMLSRLTKIAEEFNVAVYMTNQVIADPGGGMFISDPKKPAGGHVLAHAATIRLMFRKGKGEQRVCKVFDAPNLPESEAVFQITPGGIADAKD, encoded by the exons ATGATGGCGACTCTCAA AGCCGAAGATCAGACTCAATTACAGCTCGTCGAACGCGAAGACATCGATGACGAGGAAGACCTGTTCGAAGCGATCGACAAAT TGATTTCTCAGGGAATCAATGCCGGAGACGTGAAGAAGCTTCAAGACGCAGGGATCTACACCTGCAATGGCTTAATGATGCATACAAAGAAG CACTTGACGGGGATCAGAGGCTTATCTGAGGCCAAAGTCGAAAAGATCTGTGAAGCTGCCGAGAAGCTTGTG AATTTTGGGTATATCACTGGAAGTGACGCTCTCCTCAGA AGAAAGTCGGTGATCCGCATTACAACTGGAAGCCAAGCCCTTGATGAACTCTTAGGCG GTGGGATTGAAACTATGGCGATTACAGAAACTTTTGGGGAATTTCG GTCTGGGAAAACACAGCTTGCACATACTCTATGCGTTTCTACCCAG CTTCCTACCAACATGAAGGGAGGGAATGGAAAAGTTGCTTACATTGATACTGAAGGAACTTT CCGACCTGATCGAATCGTAACCATTGCTGAAAGATTTGGCATGGATCCAGGAGCCGTCCTTGACAAT ATCATTTATGCTCGTGCATACACGTACGAGCATCAGTTCAATCTGCTTCTTGGCCTGGCTGCAAAGATGTCTGAAGAACCATTCAGACTACTG ATCGTAGATTCAGTGATTGCTCTCTTTCGAGTGGATTTCACAGGACGAGGAGAACTGGCAGAGCGCCAG CAAAAACTGGCACAGATGCTCTCCCGATTAACAAAAATAGCCGAGGAATTTAATGTTGCGGTCTACATGACTAATCAAG TTATAGCTGACCCCGGTGGTGGAATGTTCATATCCGATCCAAAGAAACCAGCCGGAGGGCATGTGCTTGCCCACGCGGCCACAATAAGGCTGATGTTCAGGAAAGGCAAAGGTGAACAGCGTGTCTGCAAGGTGTTTGATGCACCAAATCTGCCCGAGAGTGAAGCA